The Eucalyptus grandis mitochondrion, complete genome nucleotide sequence TGGGGGGTTGCTCCGAGAAATCCTTTCTTTCTCGTCCACTCAGGGGGGTGCGGACACACCTGCGCGGATTACAGGTGACGGTTACAAGAATGGCGGGGAAGTGAACAGTACCCGACGACATTCAGGGATGGATGTAGACCCATCGGGCAGGGATAATCATTCCGGTCCTGGGAGAGGTGGCGACCATTCTCAAGAACCAAAAAGACTGAGCTGAGGGAAAGCCTATGAGTCACTGAAACGACGGCAGGAGGGCCTTTGATTTCTCAATAGAAGGAGCAAAAAACGGGCTTTGCTCCCCTTTACAATATGAAGAAAGAAATAAGGGTCGAAGTTTAGACCGCTCACAGTAGTTCTACCTATAGAAAAGATCATGAAAGAGGCGATCAGAATGGTACTCGAATCCATTTACGATCCCGAGTTTCCAGACACATCGCACTTCCGCTCGGGTCGAGGCTGCCACTCGACCCTAAGACGGATCAAAGAAGAGTGGGGAACCTCTCGCTGGTTTTTGGAATTCGACATCAGGAAGTGTTTTCACACCATCGACCGACATCGACTCATCCCAATCTTTAAGGAAGAGATCGACGATCCCAAGTTCTTTTACTCCATTCAAAAACTCTTTTACGCCGGACGACTCCTAGGAGGTCAGAAGGGCCCTTACTCCGTCCCACACAGTGTACTACTATCGGCCCTACTGGGCAACATCTACCTACACAAGCTCGATCAGGAGATAGGGAGGATCCGGCAGAAGTACGAAATTCCGATTGTTCAGAGAATCAGATCGCTTCTATTAAGGACAGGTCGTATTGATGACCAAGAACACTCTGGAGAAGAAGCAAGCTTCAACGCTCCCCAAGACAACAGAGCCATCATTGTGGGGAGGGTAAAGAGAATCCAACGCAAAGCAGCCTTTCATTCCCTTGTTTCGTCGTGGCACACCCCCCCCACAAGCAACCCCCGGCTCAGGGGGGACCAGAAAAGGCCTTTCCTTTTCCCCCCTTCGTCGGCCCTTGCCGCCTTCCTTAACAAGCCCTCGAGCCTCCTTTGCGCCGCCTTCCTCATCGAAGCCGCCGGGTTGACCCCGAAGGCCGAATTCTATGGTAGAGAACGCTGTAATAATAATTGGGCAATGAGAGACCTTATTAAGTCTTGCAAAAGAAAGGGCCTGCTGATAGAGCTGGGCGGGGAGGCGATACTAGTTATCAGGTCAGAGAGACGCCTGGCCCGTAAGCTGGCCCCCTTAAAAAGCCATTACTTAATAAGGATTTGTTACGCGCGATATGCCGACGACTCACTACTGGGAATCGTGGGTGCCGTAGAGCTTCTCATAGAAATCCAAAAACGTATCGCCCACTTCCTACAATCCGGCCTGAACCTTGGGGTAGGCTCTGCAGGATCAACAACAATAGCTGCACGGAGTACGGTAGAATTCCTCGGTACGGTCATTCGGGAAGTCCCGCCGAGGACAACTCCCAACAAATTCTTGCGAGAGCTGGAGAAGCGTCTACGGGTAAAGCACCGTATCCATATAACTGCTTGCCACCTACGCTCCGCCATCCATTCCAAGTTGAGGAACCTAGGGTTTAGTATCCCGATCAAACAGCTGACGAAAGGGATGAGCGGAACAGGGAGTCTACTGGACGGGGTTCAACTAGCGGAGACTCTTGGAACAGCTGGAGTAAGAAGTCCCCAAGTGAGCGTATTATGGGGGACCGTCAAGCACATCCGGCAAGGATCAAGGGGCATCTCGTTGTTGCATAACTCAGGTCGGAGCAAGGTGCCATCGGACCTTCAACAGGCAGTCTCACGATCGGGCATGAGTGTCCAGCAGTTCTCATTGTATACTCCCTCGGGTCGGAAGGCGGAGGGGGAAGGAGGAGGACACTGGGCGGGATCTATCAGCAGCGAATTCCCCATACAGATAGAGGCGCCTATCAAAAAGATACTCCGGAGGCTTCGGGATCGAGGTATCATTAGCCGAAGAAGACCCTGGCCAATCCACGTGGCCTGCTTGACGAACGTCAGCGACGGAGACATCGTAAATTGGTCCGCGGGCATCGCGATAAGTCCTCTGTCCTACTACAGGTGCTGCGACAACCTTTACCAAGTCCGAACGATTGTCGACCACCAGATCCGCTGGTCTGCAATATTCACCCTAGCCCACAAGCACAAATCCTCGGCGCGGAATATAATCCTAAAGTACTCCAAAGACTCAAATATAGTAAATCCAGAAGGTGGTAAGACCCTTGCAGAGTTCCCCAACAGCATAGAGCTTTCCAAGCTCGGACCCGGTCAAGATCCGAACAACAAGGAGCAATCAACTACTAGTCTAGTCTAGTAGTTGTTTTTTTCTATTAGTTGCGATGCGAACAGGCATTTACTTATGAGATTAGTTGAGTAGGCTTGCGTTAGTTGTCTGCTAGTTGATAGCTAGTTTTGGGGCTTTCGACATAAAAAAGCCTATCCGGCTTGGCTTCGCTATCGCTCATGACTTATATTGTAGTTCGTAGTCTTGTAGTCGGTCCGGAAGTTCGTTTCTGGCGACTAGCTTCTACCGCTAGCGCTTGGACTTGGAAGCAAGCTACAGCTACCTTGAATCAATCAATGAATAAATGAAAAGGAACCGCTTACCGAGGAATAGAAAGGGAGGACAGGTTGGTTCGAGGACCCCTTGGTCAAAGGAAGGGGGCGGTCCTGATTCCGGGACGGAGCCGTATGACGCGAGAGTGTCACGTACGGTTCCTTTGAGAAGGGTGTGATACCACCACCTATCAGGCCCGACGAGCGGTCCACGGAGCTGCATCCCTACTCACCTGGTCTATGCACATCGCTCTCTCCAGGAGGTTGGCCGCCTATCCTAGATCTTCCCATTTTCCAGAAGATCCCGGGCTCGATCCGGTTTAGTATCAAGGTGATTCTCTTTCTTTTCCTATATATATGGGTCCGTGCAGCATTTCCACGATATCGTTATGATCAATTAATGGGACTTGGCCGGAAAGTGTTCTTGCCTCTATCATTAGCTCGGGTAGTCCCCGTTTCTGGTGTTTTAGTCACCTTTCAATGGCTCCCTTAATGTTGTGCGAGGAATTGCCCTATTGACTAATGGGAAGCGGGCTAGTCCCCGAAAATGCCCTTCCTTTGGAGTTGGGGCTCCAAATCTGACTTGCTTGTTAGGAAGTAAAGGGCTGTACCCTCCTTTCTACTAGAAACTAACTCAATGATCTCATAAAAAAAGAAAAAATTGACTACCTCAGGACCAACGACAGCCATCTATATGTTCTGGAAAGTGAGTAAGTTCAAGCTCTTTTTGCTGCTGCTCTTACTTCAAGTCACTCTAAAGCTTCTGCAGAATTATGGCACCATAGACTAGCTCATACTAGTTATGCCAATGTTGAACTTTAGAGTAAACTTATATTACTACCTTTTTGAAGTAAGGTTCCCTCTAAGATTGTATGGTTAGGATGTCAACTTGGCAAACATCACAAGCTGCCATTTTCTAATGCTAATCAAAGTAGTTCTTGCTTCTTTGAGTTAATTCATGCTGATTGTTGGGGATCTCCTGAACTAACTTCTCTCTCTGGTTCTCATTACTATGTTAGCTTTGTTGATGACTTTACACGCTATACATTGATTTCTTTTTTGAAGTCTAAAGCCGATGTGCTAGTTTCAGTCCTTTTAGACTTTGATGACCCGACACTATCAGTTACCAATCAAGTTTCTTCGAAGTGATAATGGTAGTGAATTCTGCTCCACATCATTCCGAACATTCTGCTCTTCTATTGGAGTAAAGCAACAATTATCATGTCCTTACACTGCACCTCAAAATGGAGTTGTTGAGAGGAAGCATAGACATATTAAAGAGTTGGGACTTTCACTGATGTTTCAAAGTAAAGTGCCAAAGCACTTGTGGAGTGAAGCTTTTCATACAGCAGTCTTTGTCATCAACAGATTACCAACAAGTGAAAATTCGAATGGTATGTCTGGTTACAGGTCAGTCACCTGACTATTTCATCTTAAGAGCCTTTGGGTGTATATCTTATGTTCATGTGGATAAAAGAGTGAGGAGAAAGTTATCCCCGAAGGCAGAGACATGTGTATTTGTTGGATATAGTGATGAGCATAAAGGGTACCGATGCTTTTTTTCTCCTAAGACAGGAAAAATGGTTGTTTCCCGTCATGTAACGTTTGATGAGAATCATTTTTACTTTGCCACTTTAACCTCATCTACTACAGCGTCTTCTCCTAGTAAACCATGGTGTACTCCACCTGAGGAACCTTCAGATACGTCAAATGGAACTGGAACTCCAACAAGTCCAACTCACTCTATTGGCACAAGTGCTGAACAAAATAATCAAGATGAAAATGAAGTCACTGACCTCTCTCAAATTCAACATACTCCAGCTGTGCCATCAACCAACCCAAACCTGTCTCAGTCATCAGATTCTTCCAATGAAAGTGCTAGTTTGCCAAATACTTATCATCAAGGTGGTGATCAGGTTGAACCTGCAGAACAAGGTAATGCTCCACGACGATCCTCCCGCAGTGTTCAACCAAGGCGAGACTTTCCTATAGAAAATTGTGCACTCCAAGGGAGCACCATAACAGAGCAATCCTCCACCAAAGCACAAGGTACAGAATCTGTCTTACACTCTGTTTTTCTTTCTACCAGCTCTCAAGATTCAGAACCAACATCTTTTCGTGAAGCTGCTAGTGACCCTAACTAAGTGGGTTGAAGCAATGAATGCAGAGATTCACGCTCTCCTTCAACATCACACATGGGAAATAGTGCCAAGACCTACAAAGAAAAATGTGATTGGAAGTAAGTGGGTTTCTAAAATCAAGTATAAACCGGATGGCACAATTGAAAGATTGAAAGCGAGACTAGTAGCGAAAGGCTATAATCAACAATATGGATTATACTATGAAGAAACCTTCAGTTCAGTTGTGAAGGTCGGAACTGTAAGATTAGCATTAGCTATTGCAAACTGCTATGGTTGGAAGCTTCATCAACTAGATGTCAAAAATGCATTTTTGCATGGAGACCTACAAAAGTATATATGGAGCAACCACCAGGATATCATGTATTAGATGATTCTAAATGGGTTTGAAAATGGAGAAAGGAAATCCATGGGTTAAAGCAAGCCCCACGAGCCTGGTTTGAAAGCCTCGGCAAAACTCTTCTTTCTAATGGTTACAGTCGAAGCAAGTAAGACAACTCACTGTTTTTCAAGAGAGAAGGTGTGAAACTAATTATGGTACTTTTTTTTTATGTTGATGACATAATAGTTACAGGAAATGCAGAAGACGAAATTGATCAGCTAAAACTCATACTTGGTCATCAATTTGCCATGAAAGACCTGGGAGAACTAAAGTCTTTTTTGGGCATACAGGTTGAGCGCTCATCTAGTGGAATGAAGATCACTCAGAAGAAATATGCTCTTGATCTTCTAAAAAGATTTGGTTTGAATGACTGCAAACCGGCACCTACCCCTATGGTTCTTGGACAGCAATTCTCACAAAAAGAGAGTAACCCTGTCAAACATCCAGAGAAGTCAAGAAGTCTTGTGGGAGCACTTCAATATCTCACTCACTTTTACACGCCCAGATAAACCATTTGCTGTAAACCAAGTATGTCAATTCATGCATGATCCTCGTGAGTTACATCTTCAAGCTGCCAAGAGAATCCTTCGTTATGTGAAAGGAAGATTAGCAGATGGGCTTTTATTCCCTACTGTCAAAAGGCAACCTAATCTAGTTGCTTACTCAGATGCTGACTGGGGCGGAGATCCTGATTCAAGGAGATCAATTTCAGGTTTTTGTGTCTTCTTTGCTGTCTTATGCTTATGTTGGCATATTCTAATAGGAATTAGCCATATCGGAAATAGCCGGCAAAGTCAGCATCTTACCCGGCAAGCTCCGCATCTAGGATTCTGTAATCACACCCGGCGAAAGGCGATTCTTAATAGCCTAAGGTGCGTAGCGGTCCCCCACGGGACGGTAACTACCTCTAAGACGAGTGAAGAAAGAAGGGGGGATAATTTCTTTGAACATCTTTATCCCAGAATTCATCATCTGCAAGCAATCCACTTCCGTAAGAGCGTTGACTTCAGCTTCTTTTTGGCTACCCTTTAACTGACTCAACCTATTGCGGCTAATAGATATCTGCTTGCTTCTTGCTTACTTGCAACCTTTAGTTGATCTCCACCTTCAAGCTTTAGTACAAGCAACTCTTTCAAAAAGGGGAATTCCGGTCCCTCCCTATCCGAGATGTGCTCTTGAAAGATCTCCCTCGACAGCGCAGTTAGGTCTTAGAGAAGAAACTGATTTACCTAAGTAAGTAGCCAACTTCCGATAATCATTCCTTGCTTTGCGCTAGATTCAGTATGGTGATACACATTTTTGAAATAACAAGGGAAAATAGCTCTTCTTAAGAGAATAGAATGGCTGCTTTTGGGAGTTATCTTTCCCTCTAACCTGTCACTCGAAATGAAATAATAGAAGACAAAGCTACGCATTCACTCGTAGCACTCGTTAGGCCTCCCAAACAAATGAAAATGCCGACATGGAGCCATGCGCATGATTCAAAGAGTCACTAGAGGCGAAACTTAGTAAGAATACCCGGTAATGTCACGAATGGATGAAGCAAGCACTTTTAGATGGTATCGATCAGAGCCAATCAACCCTGTTCTTTCCTGATTATCGTCACAACAATGCCACTAGCCGAAATAGAATCCGTCAAGTAAGAGATAAGCCAGAGATCCAGATCATTTTAATACGTCACCGGTCCGAGATGGGCCTCATTGCGAAAAAGAGGATGTTCTTTCTATCACTAGGAGTAGTAGCGCTAGCGGCGCAGAAGGAGAAAGTAGCTAAGCGCTATGAAGCTATCTAGATAGTTTCCAGCTGAGGGAAATTGGCTTCTACCACTATTCTTCTTCTCCCCGAGGGTTGCTTGCTTCCATTCAGGTAGCTATTGCTGAGAAATGGCCGAAAAAAGGAAAGTCTTATTCCACTCGCTTTCTCTCTTTCTGTATCGGATTTTCAGCTTTCAAGCGCTACGCCCCTTTTTTTTTATTATTTTTCCGTCTCTGAAGTGAGTGAAGTCAAGCTAGCGTCAGCAAATCGGACATAAGCAATACACGTAAATCCCCGTCCTTTAGAAAGACGATAGCGATTCCCTTCCAGTGTTTTAATTAAGAGTTCAAAGATACTAATTAATGCTAAAAACTGATTAATCGCGGACACCCTATAGCTATTGCAGTTAATCCATATCTGGAATTAGG carries:
- the matR gene encoding maturase R (matR), with the protein product MKEAIRMVLESIYDPEFPDTSHFRSGRGCHSTLRRIKEEWGTSRWFLEFDIRKCFHTIDRHRLIPIFKEEIDDPKFFYSIQKLFYAGRLLGGQKGPYSVPHSVLLSALLGNIYLHKLDQEIGRIRQKYEIPIVQRIRSLLLRTGRIDDQEHSGEEASFNAPQDNRAIIVGRVKRIQRKAAFHSLVSSWHTPPTSNPRLRGDQKRPFLFPPSSALAAFLNKPSSLLCAAFLIEAAGLTPKAEFYGRERCNNNWAMRDLIKSCKRKGLLIELGGEAILVIRSERRLARKLAPLKSHYLIRICYARYADDSLLGIVGAVELLIEIQKRIAHFLQSGLNLGVGSAGSTTIAARSTVEFLGTVIREVPPRTTPNKFLRELEKRLRVKHRIHITACHLRSAIHSKLRNLGFSIPIKQLTKGMSGTGSLLDGVQLAETLGTAGVRSPQVSVLWGTVKHIRQGSRGISLLHNSGRSKVPSDLQQAVSRSGMSVQQFSLYTPSGRKAEGEGGGHWAGSISSEFPIQIEAPIKKILRRLRDRGIISRRRPWPIHVACLTNVSDGDIVNWSAGIAISPLSYYRCCDNLYQVRTIVDHQIRWSAIFTLAHKHKSSARNIILKYSKDSNIVNPEGGKTLAEFPNSIELSKLGPGQDPNNKEQSTTSLV